TGGATCAGGGCGTAGATGGCGCTGGTCTTCATCGGATTGCCGCCGACCAGCAGGGTGTGGAACGAGAGCGCCTGGCGTAGATGCTCGTCCTTCACGTAATGCGAAACCATCGAATAGACCGACCGCCACGCCTGATAGCGCATCATGGCCGGCGCGGCCTTTATCATGCTGGAGAAGTCGAGAAACGCCTCGTGGCCCAGCTTGACGTAGCCTTCCTGCCAGACCCCGGCGGCATAGCGCTCGAACTCCTCATAGCCCGAGAGATCGGCGGGGGCGACGCGGGCGATTTCGCGGCGCAGGGCGCCTTCGTCGTTCGAGTAGTCGAACGTGACACCGTCGGTCCAGTTGAGGCGGTAGAAGGGCATGACCGGCATCAGCGACACATCGTCGGCGATGTCGCTGCCCGACAGGGCCCACAGTTCGCGCAGGCAATCGGGGTCGGTGACGACGGTGGGGCCGGCGTCGAAGGTGAAACCCTCGCGCTCCCACACGTAGGCGCGGCCGCCGACCTTGTCGCGGGCCTCGATCAGGGTGGTGGCGATGCCGGCGCTTTGCAGCCGCACCGCAAGGGCTAGGCCGCCGAAGCCGGCGCCTATGACGCAGGCTCGTTTCATAAAGATGCTCCCAGATCGGCCAGAGGGCGCCCGCGCCCGGCAAGGCTGGCCATTGCCGCGCCCACCGGCACGGGCGGCTTGCCCGCCAATACGCGCGCCATATCCAGCGCGGTGGAGCGGCCGGCGTAAAAACGCTCGATCAGCGGTTCGGGCAGGGTGTAGAAGCGCGCCAGCATCCGCCAGCGGTCAGGTCCATCGGACGCGCCGAAAAGCATACGGCTCAACATCCGGTAAAAGCGTCCTTCGCGCCAGTGCTGTGCGGCCCAGTCATGACTTGTCCCTACTAGGGCCTCGCCCGAGAGGTTGTCGAGGGTAGTCAGGTACAGGGCGAATCTTACTGCATCGGGAATCGAGTAGGATGTCAGCGGATGGCACAGCGCGGCGCGCGTGCCAGCGCGGGCCAGGGGGACTCCGGCCCGCCAGAATGCCTCGAAATCTCCGGCGGCGATGACCGGCAACACACCGGTTTCCTCATAGGCGACGGCGTCGATGCGCCAGCCGGCGGCGGCGGCATAATCGGCGATCCGCTGGCGCAGGGCTGGCAGGTCGAGGTGAGAGGTATCCGAGTAATAGGTGTCCTCGACGAAGACCTCGGTTTCGGAGAAGGGCAGGCAATAGACGAAGCGGTAGCCGTCGATCTGCTCGACGGCGGCGTCCATCACCACGGGGCGGGTCAAACCGTGCGGCGCGGCCAGGCGCAGGGTATGGCCCACGAACTTCTGCCAGCCGCCCGCCATATGGGCGAGGCCGTGCGCTCCGCGTGCGTCGATGACCGCCCCGGCGGTGAAGCGGCGGCCATCCGCAAGGGTGACGCTGGCAGTGTCGGCCTGCGCTACCTTCACGCCGGTCATGATACGATCGGCGGGCATTGCCGCGCGAACGGCGGCGTCGAGCTTTTCGCTGGTCGCGCTGCGATAGCGTGAAGACAGTTCGCGCGCCGCGCCTGGAAAGCGGACCGAATAACCTTCCCAACGCGCCGCGATCAGAGGTTCGACCAGTGCCGCTCCCTCAAGACCCACGTCGCTGGCGAAGAACGACCAGACGTGACGGCCGCCCAGCGTATCCCCCTGTTCGAAGATCATGACCGAAAGTTCGGGGCGACGCGCCGCCATCGCGAGCGCGATCAGGCCGCCGGCAAGGCCGCCGCCGAGTATCGCAAGGTCGCAGGAGGTCGGCTGTGCGCCCATGTCGCCGGAATTTTGCTGCATCGCGTCATGTTTAGGGGCTGCGAACGATTGCCGCAACTTGGCAGGCTCTATGCTTTGCTGCATGTTTCGAATTGATGACAGGGGAACTCACCATTTGCGATGCATCGCTGGACGATGCTGCCGCAGTAGCCGAAATCTACGCGCATTACGTGCTGGAAAGCACGGCGACGTTCGAAACCGTCCCGCCGGACGAGGCGGAATCGCGCCGCCGCATCCAGGAGCATGTCGAGGGCGGCTATCCCTTCCTCGTCACTCGTGACGATGCGGGGCGGGTACTGGGCTTTGGTTTCGCACACCGGTACGGCCCGCGCGCGGGGTATCGCTTCAGCGTGGAGACATCGATTTTCGTGCGGCGCGACAGCATCGGGCGCGGCATCGGCAGCGCGTTGCTGGCCGCCTTGCTGGACGAGTGCGAGAAGCGAGGCTTTCGCCAGGCTTTCGCAGTGATCGCCGCGTCGGAACCGACTTCGGTGGTGCTTCATGCGCGGGCCGGTTTCTTCCCGGTCGGCACGCTGGCGGCGGCAGGCTGGAAACATGGCCAGTGGCTTGATGTTTTCCTGATGCAGCGCAAGCTGGGCGATGGCGGCGACACCCTGCCGGAAGGCGATCCTGCCACCTGAGCGAAAGTGTTTGCCGCAATGCGGAAACACTCTGCCCGTCGGTGCGTTGCGCGCATAACGGTTTACAGGGAACACCCATGCGCTCACGCCTTAACATCACACTGCTTGCGGCTGGGGCCGCGCTTTTCGCCTCCCCTGTCTTCGCGCAGGAAGCGCCGGAAGAAAACGTTCTCGACGGCGATTATCTCACCGTGGGCGTTGGCGCGGTCTACGTGCCGACTTATCGTGGTTCGGACGATTACGTCATTTCGCCGGTCCCGCTGGTCAGGGGACACTTCAAGGGCGTGGACATCAATCCGCGCGTCGCGGGCGTGGCGCTGGATTTCATCCAGGATCCCAAGGACGCGAAGATCGGCTTTTCGCTGGGTCCGGTGGCGACTTATTCGGCCAACCGCGCCGGCCGGATCAAGGATCCGGTCGTCAGGGCAGCGGGCAAGCTGGATCCGGCGATTGAAGTGGGCTTCAACGCGGGCATCACCGCTTACAAGCTGCTAAGCGACTACGATGCGCTGACGGTCTCGGCCGACGTGAAGTGGGACGTCAACGGCGCTTACAAGGGCATGACGGTCAACCCGGCGATCAGCTACGCAACGCCGCTCAGCACGGCACTGGTCGGCGTGCTGGCCGTCAGCGCCCGCCGTGTCGACAACGATTTCGCCAGCTATTACTACTCGGTGACCCCGCTGCAGAGTGCGGCCAGCGGGCTTCCCGTCTACCGCGCCAAGGGTGGCTGGGACAGCGTGAACACTTCGTTGCTGCTGGCCTACGACCTGTCCGGCGACGTGCGCGACGGCGGGCTGTCGCTGTTCGGCGTGGCCAATTATTCGCGCATGCTGAATGATGCCAAGGACACGCCTTTCACCTCGATCCGGGGTGATGCCAACCAGTGGATCATCGGCGGCGGCGTGGCTTACACGTTCTGAGCAAGCGCGCTGCCCACCCGTTCGCGCAGGGCGGGTAGCAGCTCAGCCTCGAACCACGGGTGCTTCGCCATCCACAGACGGCTGCGCCATGCGGGGTGCGGGAGGGGGATCAGCCCCTCCGGTGCCTCGCGCCAGTTGCGTACCGCTTCGGTGAGATTCGGCGCGAAACGCTTGGGCAGATAGCGTTTCTGCGCATATTGCCCGACCAGCAGGGTCAGCTTCAGGTTAGGCAGCTGGGCCAGCAAAGGCCCATGCCAGCGCGGCGCGCATTCGGGCCGGGGCGGTTTGTCGCCGCCGCTGGCCTTGCCGGGATAGCAGAAGCCCGAGGGCATCTGCGCAATCCTGCCAGCATCATAGAACGCCTCCTTGTCCAGCCCCAGCCAGCCGCGCAGGCGGTCGCCGCTGTCGTCGTCCCAGCCAATGCCGCTGGCGTGAACCTTGCTGCCGGGAGCCTGCCCGATGATGAGCATTCGCGCGCTGGCCTGCGCCGCCACGAAAGGGCGCGGTTCGAAACCCAGATCATGCTCGCACAGGCGGCAGGCGCGGATTTCGCCGAGCAGGGTGTCGAGTGCGGTGGCCATGTTTGCGAGATGGCGCTGGATGTGATGACGCGCAAGGTGTGTGGCGGGGCTTCGACAAGCTCAGCCTGAGCGGGGTAGAGGGCTTTACGCTACTTCCGCTCACCCTGAGCTTGTCGAAGGGTCAGGCTGAGCTTGTCGAAGCCCCCCCGCCGCAACTCACCCCAGTTCGCGCATCGCCATCAGCGAGGACGAATAGGGCACCGCCATGCCGCGTACCCGGTCCCACCCGCCGTTCAGCCATAGCGCCCATGCTCCCGGATCGGGCGGCAGGATCACCGGCATGGTCTCGCGCCCCTGCGCTTTCAGCGCTGCATTCGCCTCGCAGGCCAGCAGCGCGAACGACGGGATTTCGCTGTCCTTCCACACCGCCGCCATCGCGAAGACCGGCTGGTCGGTGCAGGAAAACCAGGACTGGCGGCGCTTGCCATCGGTGGGAGAGGGGCGGCCCCATTCCATGAACATCGTAGCGGGCACCAGGCAGCGAAATTCGCTGTTGCGCAAGTTGCCGATCCAGAACGGACTGTCGAGATTGCGCACGCTCAGGATACCGTGGCGCGGGGCGTCATGCACCGTGGGCGGCGGCGGCACGCCCCACAGGCGCGGGATCATGCGGCGCGGCGCCTTGCCCTGAGGGCGCGGCCCGGCGATCGCCTCGCGCCCGGCGGTGATGACCGGGGCGAACTGGCCCGGCCCTACATGCCCGCCTGCCCAGGGATCGTCCCGCGCCTCGGCGCCGAAGTGGCGGGCGACGGCCAGTGCGGCGGCGTCCAGGCGATAGAGCATCGGCATCGCCGCCGCCTCTAGACCTGCCGGGCGCCTGCGTCTATCATCGCCCTACCCCGGGGAGCCTAGCAGGGTCCAAGCGGACTCTGGGCTGAGAGGTGTGGGTATGCTCCACACGACCCGTCGAACCTGAACCCGTTAATACGGGCGGAGGGAGTGGACGCGGTTTCGTGTAAGCATCTTTTGCGATGTATCGGGCCTGCAATCCGTCTCTTTTTCCGTCCCATGGAAGAAAAGAGGCATCCATGGCTGACATCAACTCCAAGCTGGAAATAGGCGTTACGACCGGTCCCATCCGCGGATCGAAGAAGATCCACGTCCCCGCGCAGAGCAACCCCGAGATCCGGGTCGCCATGCGTGAGATATACCTCGAACCGTCGAGCGGCGAGCCGCCGGTGCGGGTCTACGACACCTCGGGCCCGTACACCGACACTGATGCGGCAATCGACATTTCCGCAGGCCTGGCCCCGCTGCGCCGCGACTGGCAGTTGGCGCGCGGCGATGTCGAGGAATACGCCCCGCGTGAAGTGAAGCCGGAAGACAACGGCCAGCTCGGCCCGGATCGTTCCGGCGGCGTGCCCCCGTTCCCCGCCGCCTTGCGCCGTCCCCTGCGCGCCAAGCCCGGCATGAACCTCTCACAGATGCACTACGCGCGCCGGGGCATCATTACACCTGAGATGGAATACGTCGCGGAGCGGGAGAACCTGGGCCGCGCGCGGCTGGCGCGGTACGAGCGTTCGGGCGAGAGTTTCGGCGCCTCGATCCCCGATTACGTGACGCCTGAATTCGTGCGCAATGAAGTGGCGCGCGGCCGGGCGATCATTCCCAGCAACGTCAACCACCCCGAAGCCGAACCGATGGCGATCGGACGCAACTTCCTGGTCAAGATCAACGCCAACATCGGCAATTCCGCCGTCGCCTCCGACGTAGCATCCGAGGTCGACAAGATGGTCTGGTCGATCCGCTGGGGTGCGGACACCGTGATGGACCTGTCCACCGGCCGCAACATCCATGACACCCGCGAATGGATCATCCGCAATTCCCCGGTGCCGATCGGGACCGTGCCGATTTATCAGGCGCTGGAGAAGGTCGGCGGCATTGCCGAGGATCTCACCTGGGAAATCTTCGCCGACACGCTGATCGAACAGGCCGAACAGGGCGTGGACTACTTCACGATCCACGCCGGGGTGCGCCTGCCTTACGTGCCGCTGGCCGCCAAGCGCATGACCGGCATCGTCAGCCGGGGCGGTTCGATCATGGCCAAGTGGTGCCTGGCGCACCATAAGGAGAGCTTTCTCTACGAGCGTTTCGACGAGATCACCGAGATCATGAAGGCTTACGACGTGGCCTATTCGCTGGGTGACGGCCTGCGCCCCGGCTCGATCTACGACGCCAACGACGAGGCCCAGTTCGCCGAACTCTACACGCTTGGCGAACTGACCAAACGGGCCTGGGCGCAGGACGTCCAGGTCATGATCGAAGGCCCCGGCCACGTGCCGATGCACAAGATCAAGGAGAACATGGAAAAGCAGCTCGAGGCCTGCGGCGAGGCGCCGTTCTACACGCTTGGCCCGCTCACCACCGATATCGCGCCCGGTTACGATCACATCACCAGCGGCATCGGCGCCGCCCAGATCGGTTGGTACGGCACCGCGATGCTCTGCTACGTGACGCCCAAGGAGCACCTTGGCCTGCCTGACCGCGATGACGTGAAGGTGGGCGTGGTCACTTACAAGCTGGCCGCCCACGCCGCCGACCTTGCCAAGGGCCACCCCGCCGCGCAGGTCCGCGACGATGCGCTTTCGAAGGCCCGCTTCGAATTTCGCTGGCGCGACCAGTTCAACCTGAGCCTCGATCCCGATACGGCGGAGCAGTACCACGACCAGACGTTGCCGGCGGAAGGCGCCAAGTCCGCACACTTCTGCTCGATGTGCGGGCCGAAGTTCTGCTCGATGAAGATCAGCCAGGAAGTGCGCGATTTCGCCGCGAAGCAGAACCAGCCCAGCACCCGCTTCCTCGCCGCTGATCCTGAGCCTGCCGAAGGGGCCGCCGAGGAAGCCGAAGCGGGCATGATGGAGATGAGCAAGGTGTTCAAGGACACCGGCAGCGAACTCTACATGGGCGCCGGAGACCGCGAACACGATTGAGCGGCGTTGATGCTTTAATTCTTCGTCATTCCCGTACAGGCGGGAACCCATCTTCCGGCTTCGCGTGTTATGGCTTGGTCGGAAGGTGAATTCCTGCCTTCGCGTGAATGACGAGGGGTTTGGGCATGGCGCGCAGTTCCACGACCGACTGGTTCAAGCTGGCGAACGACAGTTACTGGCTATGGGCGGAATCCATGATGGTCATGGGGATGCGCACCACCGACATGATGACAGGCAAGGGAAGCGACCGCGAAAACCGGCTGATGGTGAACGAAAAGCTGAGGGCCGGCGCCGAAGTGGCGGCGATGCTGGCAACGTCGAGCCTGACTTCGCCGAAAAAGAGCGCGCAGAAGGCCGTCAGCCATTATCGCCGCAAGGTGACCGCCAACCGCAAGCGCCTGTCGCGCAAGAAATCATGAGCGCGCACATCGGCATCGGCGGCTGGACGTATGAACCGTGGCGCGGCCTGTTCTACCCCAAGGGCCTGGCCCAGGCACGAGAGCTTGCCTACGTGGGCGAACATCTGACCGCGACCGAAATCAACGCCACTTTCTACGGCCGTCAGAAACCTGCCAGCTTTGCGAAGTGGCGCGATGCGGTGCCGGACGGTTTCGTCTTCGCCCTCAAAGGCTCGCGCTACTGCACGAACCGCAAGAACCTCGGCGAAGCGGGGGAGAGCGTCGCAAATTTTCTGGGGCAGGGTCTGGTTGAACTGGGCGACCGGCTGGGGCCGATCAACTGGCAGCTTGCCGCTACCAAGAAGTTCGACGCCGACGAGATCGCCGCTTTCCTCGCCCTTCTGCCTGCCGCCCATGAAGGCATCGCGCTGCGCCACGCGATCGAGGCCCGGCATGAAAGTTTCGATGACCCCGCCTTTTACGCGCTGCTGGGCAAGGCAGGCGTCGCCGTGATCCTCGCCGATTCCCCCAAGTACGCTGTGCTGGATGCCGCCGACACGGCGCCTTTCGTCTACCTCCGCCTTCAGGACGCCCGCGCCGAACTTGAGCAGGGCTATGACGATGCCGCCCTCGACCATTGGGCCAGCCGCATCGGCGGATGGTCGGAGCAAGGCCGCGATGTCTTCGCGTTCTTCATAAACAGGGCCAAGGAACGCGCTCCGGCTGCGGCGCAGGCCCTGATCGGGCGACTGGCCGACGTCTGACTTTGCGAACTTCGCAGGCCAGTTCCGGCAATAAGTGACCATATCGCAAAGCAACGCGAAGATGATCTGCGAACAGGCCGTTAACCTTGTTCGCTTCATCATCTTAAATCTGCCACGCCCCATCGTACCGGTCACTTGCGGGGCCGTCGATTCGACTAAGCGGCGTCCAGGTCCGTAGATCACGTAGTGTGATTTGCGGTCCTATTTTATGTCAGATACGCCGACTGCTTAGGAAAGACCAGTATAACACACAAGATGTTATTGTTGTTTTTCCGATGTTTGGGTCGCAGCCGGAGTTATTGAACAATGATTGATCTACCACCGCTCTCCCGACGACAGATACTCGGGGCGATGGCCGTTGCGCCGTTTATTTCCAACCCCCTCATGGCGGCTACGTCCAGAATCGACCGAATCATGGTCCAGGGCAGGCCTCAGGATACCGGGTCGGTGTACAAGCTGGGCAATATCATGACCGCGCTCGACAAGCTCGGCGGCGTTCGCAAGATGCGCTGCCGCGAGCCTTTCACGGGAACCGCCGGCTGGGCCACCTACGTCGGACTGGCAAGGGCAGGCGTGAAGTTCTCCTTCACCCTGTCCGGGCGTGACATCGCCAGGACCATTGCCGATATGAAGGCGTTCCTGGCGGTCGTTCCGGGATCGATCTGGGCCATCGAAGGCCCCAACGAACCCGATCTCAACCCGATGACGTACCACGGTGTCACCG
The DNA window shown above is from Novosphingobium sp. P6W and carries:
- the crtY gene encoding lycopene beta-cyclase CrtY, translated to MQQNSGDMGAQPTSCDLAILGGGLAGGLIALAMAARRPELSVMIFEQGDTLGGRHVWSFFASDVGLEGAALVEPLIAARWEGYSVRFPGAARELSSRYRSATSEKLDAAVRAAMPADRIMTGVKVAQADTASVTLADGRRFTAGAVIDARGAHGLAHMAGGWQKFVGHTLRLAAPHGLTRPVVMDAAVEQIDGYRFVYCLPFSETEVFVEDTYYSDTSHLDLPALRQRIADYAAAAGWRIDAVAYEETGVLPVIAAGDFEAFWRAGVPLARAGTRAALCHPLTSYSIPDAVRFALYLTTLDNLSGEALVGTSHDWAAQHWREGRFYRMLSRMLFGASDGPDRWRMLARFYTLPEPLIERFYAGRSTALDMARVLAGKPPVPVGAAMASLAGRGRPLADLGASL
- the thiC gene encoding phosphomethylpyrimidine synthase ThiC, with the translated sequence MADINSKLEIGVTTGPIRGSKKIHVPAQSNPEIRVAMREIYLEPSSGEPPVRVYDTSGPYTDTDAAIDISAGLAPLRRDWQLARGDVEEYAPREVKPEDNGQLGPDRSGGVPPFPAALRRPLRAKPGMNLSQMHYARRGIITPEMEYVAERENLGRARLARYERSGESFGASIPDYVTPEFVRNEVARGRAIIPSNVNHPEAEPMAIGRNFLVKINANIGNSAVASDVASEVDKMVWSIRWGADTVMDLSTGRNIHDTREWIIRNSPVPIGTVPIYQALEKVGGIAEDLTWEIFADTLIEQAEQGVDYFTIHAGVRLPYVPLAAKRMTGIVSRGGSIMAKWCLAHHKESFLYERFDEITEIMKAYDVAYSLGDGLRPGSIYDANDEAQFAELYTLGELTKRAWAQDVQVMIEGPGHVPMHKIKENMEKQLEACGEAPFYTLGPLTTDIAPGYDHITSGIGAAQIGWYGTAMLCYVTPKEHLGLPDRDDVKVGVVTYKLAAHAADLAKGHPAAQVRDDALSKARFEFRWRDQFNLSLDPDTAEQYHDQTLPAEGAKSAHFCSMCGPKFCSMKISQEVRDFAAKQNQPSTRFLAADPEPAEGAAEEAEAGMMEMSKVFKDTGSELYMGAGDREHD
- a CDS encoding uracil-DNA glycosylase family protein, whose translation is MATALDTLLGEIRACRLCEHDLGFEPRPFVAAQASARMLIIGQAPGSKVHASGIGWDDDSGDRLRGWLGLDKEAFYDAGRIAQMPSGFCYPGKASGGDKPPRPECAPRWHGPLLAQLPNLKLTLLVGQYAQKRYLPKRFAPNLTEAVRNWREAPEGLIPLPHPAWRSRLWMAKHPWFEAELLPALRERVGSALAQNV
- a CDS encoding DUF72 domain-containing protein → MSAHIGIGGWTYEPWRGLFYPKGLAQARELAYVGEHLTATEINATFYGRQKPASFAKWRDAVPDGFVFALKGSRYCTNRKNLGEAGESVANFLGQGLVELGDRLGPINWQLAATKKFDADEIAAFLALLPAAHEGIALRHAIEARHESFDDPAFYALLGKAGVAVILADSPKYAVLDAADTAPFVYLRLQDARAELEQGYDDAALDHWASRIGGWSEQGRDVFAFFINRAKERAPAAAQALIGRLADV
- a CDS encoding SOS response-associated peptidase family protein, yielding MPMLYRLDAAALAVARHFGAEARDDPWAGGHVGPGQFAPVITAGREAIAGPRPQGKAPRRMIPRLWGVPPPPTVHDAPRHGILSVRNLDSPFWIGNLRNSEFRCLVPATMFMEWGRPSPTDGKRRQSWFSCTDQPVFAMAAVWKDSEIPSFALLACEANAALKAQGRETMPVILPPDPGAWALWLNGGWDRVRGMAVPYSSSLMAMRELG
- a CDS encoding MipA/OmpV family protein, which produces MRSRLNITLLAAGAALFASPVFAQEAPEENVLDGDYLTVGVGAVYVPTYRGSDDYVISPVPLVRGHFKGVDINPRVAGVALDFIQDPKDAKIGFSLGPVATYSANRAGRIKDPVVRAAGKLDPAIEVGFNAGITAYKLLSDYDALTVSADVKWDVNGAYKGMTVNPAISYATPLSTALVGVLAVSARRVDNDFASYYYSVTPLQSAASGLPVYRAKGGWDSVNTSLLLAYDLSGDVRDGGLSLFGVANYSRMLNDAKDTPFTSIRGDANQWIIGGGVAYTF
- a CDS encoding GNAT family N-acetyltransferase, with protein sequence MTGELTICDASLDDAAAVAEIYAHYVLESTATFETVPPDEAESRRRIQEHVEGGYPFLVTRDDAGRVLGFGFAHRYGPRAGYRFSVETSIFVRRDSIGRGIGSALLAALLDECEKRGFRQAFAVIAASEPTSVVLHARAGFFPVGTLAAAGWKHGQWLDVFLMQRKLGDGGDTLPEGDPAT